The nucleotide window aaaatcggttcagccgttccgaagattagccttttcaaacagacagacagacaaaaattttaaaaacgtgtgattcagtcatggtatcgttcaaataaccatatgaccttaatatgtggtagttatttcgaaattacagacagacactccaattttatttattagtatagattatgtgATCAATTGAGAGCTTAACTTAGAAATAAAAGGCATGGGTATATTATTTCGTAGTATTTCCATTCGTCTTTTACGATTTGCCTCGCGCAGCGAGAGGtcgtgggttcgattcccgtctaggccaatttatttaaattagctCAAGTCTAGTCTGTGGTAAAAGGCTTCGGGTGTGGGTAgctaccactctaccggcaaagccttgACGCCAAAAGATATAGCgtaccggtacgatgccgtttagaaactagaaacatatTAGAGCAATTTGtgccctttccaggttagcccattTACACCGTAGACTAGACATCACCACTTATGGTCAGGTGAGATTCAAAAACATAATCCATAACTATAGTACAAGTAGGTAAAGAGAACATGCAAACCAGCTTTCGTATTTTTTCCGAATATtcgtaactattttttttattgatcggCATATTGGCATATAGCATCAACCGCATCAAAAGAATCGTAACAGAAAGTCGGGAAAGTACTAGGTCCTTACCAAGCAACGCGACGCTTCGTTTTTGTAAAACTTTGCATAGTAAACTAAACTTTATCGATATGGCGAAAGGCAAAGTAGAAGTCTGCAATAGGTTCGCGACTTCCAACACCTCAGGAAAGTCAGTCATTTGTCGGTAATcgcaataattattgtaatattttatttataactagaggatgcccgcgacttcgtccgcgtggatttagatttttatagatcccgtgggaactatttgattttctgggatataaagttgcctatttcgattactgGGACGCAACCTACTTCGGtacatttcatacaaatcaattAAGTGgttgggtctttaggaatcccatgggaactctttgattttccgggagaaaaagtagcctatgtccgtccccgggatataatgTTCAAacctctattattattatacgctGCTACAAGTGCTAcacctgtaccaaatttcgtcagaaacAGTAATTTGTGTAATAAAGTTCAGTTTACTTTGGCTTTTCTAATGTAGCATAGCATCGCTTGGCCGCAATGCGTCTTGAGATGGACTCAAAGCTGATTGCGGAAgtctaaacaaataaaattaattgcctACTGCCTCTTTTGATACCTGCAAATAAAGTACCAAAAAATTACAGCTCTGATATTTACTTTGAATAATGTTTCATCAGCAATTGAAAAACATCTATCCAACTGGCCTTCGAGAGTGTTGATTTCTTTTTGGAGTTGTCTTGTGTcttccaatatttttttaatttcagcaTTCTGCTTGACAACATTGCCTATTATTTCTAATATTCGTTTAGTATAAATATGCCTAAAAAAGATAAGAATCATTATTTTCAACCTGATATTATTAGGTCAATGCATATCAGTCGATTTTACTGGATAAGCAATGTTGATCCAAGATGGGAAATTGATGGTTGATGGAGATCAGAATTTGGACTTAACCTTTTTTAACATCAAAAATCATGGTATGTCATCCCTCCTAGTTATGCTTagtattatacatattaaaaactagatgatgtccgcgactccgttagtgtggatataggtttttcaaaatcccgtgggaactctttgattttccggggtaaaaagtagccaatgtgttaatccagggatAGTCTATCTAGGGTTGCCAACTTTTATTAGAAGAAATAAAGTAAATCTGACTTCAAAGCAGATAAATAAAGAGTACGGACTTCCGAAAaagagtacctaggtacctaagtattattcgatatttttaaaaagattttttttgtattttttgcaGCACAACAATTTTTCATGGTTTTTATAAGAATTGCATGACTCCCAAACATTGTAACTCTAAATTTATATAGATCAAGAGTTTATATGAATTATGAATATGAGTTTATATGAGAAATATCAACTTCAATTGGGGATACCAGCATATTAACAGTAAATAGTCGACTTTTTTGGTTATGATAATAGGTTTGCATAATAATCCATTGACTGGTACTAGTTTagtaaaaattagtgaaaaagAGTACTTTAGCATACTCTATTAGAGGTAGTATAGATTATAGAGTACGCCTACATGATATAGAGTACGGTTGGTAACCCTAAGTTATCTCTGAGCAAAACGTCAAAGATAGACTAAGATCTGGCACAACgtgcggtcgaagtgcaccaggcacccaggcgTTGAGGGTGAATTTGCTTGCGATGGCTTACGGTGTGGTAGtaaaaaaggagggtggaatgagttcaaacagctcttcagagcactttccattataaaggcgataaaaCTCGCAAAGAGAGTTCGCAGCGGTGCTCCAGCTTATCACTTGGATAATAATTAACCTTAGTGATACTTAAGCAGAACCTCTGCAGTGCTGAGCGCGTTTAAGtaatagttttatttcttgttacCTCTTGTTCCCACCTCTCAGTTTTTcgtacttattttttaattgatttctAAATTCTTCTTTCTTTTCACATTCCTCTTTCATTCCTTTAGCTGTTTCCTTTAAATTTGTTAGTATTTTCCTGCATTTACTTCGTTCAGGctgtaaaaaatatacaatggATTGTATAAAAGTCTTcatctaattaattaaaatgaatcTGTGATTTCAAAGCAAGTAAAAACTTACTTCATTTAAAGTATTGTTTGCTTTCAATTTGGCTACTTCCATCTTTAATGACAGATTCTTGGAAGTCAGGTCTTCACTTTTTCGGTGTAACATACTTATATTTTCATAAACTTTTTCAAGAATGTTATCCATACAGTCAGATTCAATTTCTGATATACCAACACTACGTAAgatattttgtatgttttgtagGTCTGCCTCAACCCTATCACAATTTTTTTGtgcctgaaaaataatttaaaagtacaaaaatataataaactttaaaaaatacctattctTTTTACAGTTACAAATTCCTACCTGCGAATATTCTACATCCATTACATTTCTTTCGCTTTCTAATGTGTCTAATTTTTGTCGAAGTATAATGGCCGTTTCTTTTAATTCTTTCAACGTTTTATCAGTTTCATATGTTTTAACATCATCCATGCTTTGTTTTGTATCCATAGTTTGCTGCATTATATTATCTGTAGATGGATTTGATATCAAGTTCACATTCTGCCTGATTCCTTTGATCTTTGACAGTTTTCTAGCGACTGCTTCCAAATCTATGTGTGGATCTGTTgatttatcttaaaaataaaagataattactatgcaaattaaaataatacctacatattgtaTTGCATGTTTGTAATAGTTTGACAGTTCCAATGACCTACATATTGTATTGCATGTTTTTGTTGCATACATGCAAATGAAGTGTTTATTTGGTTTATTTTCCTAATATTATGCTCATTACTCTACAACTCATTTTTGAGTAGGTTTTTTTTAGGGGGTAGGCATCaggtaagatttaaaaaaaatcatgttggTTGTAGGAAGTTTAGCCATAGTAGTATTTTTAGAATTCCATACCAAAGATTTCTTCACTATCATAGGTATCATATCATAtatctctatctatctatcatagGTATCATCTATCTATCATATATATATATGGCTATCATAGGTAGGGGGATCATACAATCAGGGATTGTGGGTTTGTATGGCCAATCAGAATGCCAGCGAATTGGGGGTTTGAGGATTATGTTGGGTGGTTGGGAGGTATAttgagattttaaaaatatcaaatatttttcACCTTGTTGTCTACAAAGAAAATCTTCCAAAGAGCTATTAACACCAGATTTACAACATGGTGGAATCCAAATAGTGTTCAAGTCTTCTGTAATTTTGTTGCTTATATCTTGAAACAGTTGATGCTTTTTATTGGTTGGATGTACTTTAGTAGTCGGTTTTTTATCTTCACTTGGTAGCTTTTCAATCAGGAACATAAATACTTGCCTCAATTCTGTTTCATTATGATAGAGAAATGTTTGGTATCCAACATCATTCTGGTATCCCAGATCCTAAAACAAAGGTAATTttaagaatatattataattaaacaagGTAGCGTTGGAGAGAAAGCAGTAGTAGTATTGAACCTAGTGTGGTGGATATACACAGGAAAATTGATTTGACAATAAAcaatatacaaagaatcaaaagctttatttgctataatcctCTAAAAAGGCacatctgtatggtacaacacaCAGCATATCTATATGGTACAACATACAGCATGCAACATGCATCACCCACCCTAGCTACGCATAGCAGTGGGAGGGAGGGTGGAGGGcagcaggaaaagccagccaccaagcaagccccaagtaccaccacgcaacaccacgcaaatccaccagaacacactatGCAGGTTTCGCCTCCAACACtcaagcatcctcaggagatgtagacattacaatgcacaattgcaaagtgaGTATAATTAAATCTTTAGACCAAAAGAGAATGATTGGTTACCTAAGAGTTTATCTTAAGAATGTTGTACATCTTAATGCCTATTATTGACTCTTACCAAATAGTTTTGCAAATCATATTATGAGCTTTATAATACTATTACTGTGTAACTAACAGTAACATTTTCTATATTTAAGTGAAAATAGCTTACAGCACGACCACACATTCATTTCAGACCACCTATCGCCCAGACCAAATGCAACTTGTTGACTTGCATTGCTAACTCTTTGGGCCAATGTTAACTGCATGCTATAGTTGTTGCACTGTTATGCCTTGTTAACGCGTTGTACAATCGTTGAAACTGCGCTTAGCTCCTGAACAACGGGTCAACTGCCGCTGACGCTGAGCTGACCGGAAAGTTGAAGTTcagacaatatttttttgttgtggACATGATTCAGTATGGTGCAAGAAGTTCTTTACGGTTCCTCCTGCAAATCAATAAACTTTCTACCTTGCAAATTGATGCCACATGTGCAGCGACTTCAATCTTTTGTGATACTCCTGAAGGCAATTTACTTGGCACCTTTATATTTTGATTGATGGCAGTAATACATTTTGCAGCTGATTCTATTATCCTTTCCACTGGTAGATCACAAATATTCTTAATTTCATCATCAATATTTctaataaaaagataaaattttaatgaattttgagTGCTATTGATTCGAATTTCAGAAAGTTATAAACTGGTTGTAATACAAGTTGTTTTCTCATAAATCATCGTCGTACCTATTGATTACACTTACATATTTAACTGGCGAAGGAAATGTAAAATGATGGAATCTACCTCTtccattttaaataaatattataatgttattaaaatttaaaatgtaggtacataagctacaagttacaacacatatctatggttatacatctttctttttttttaaatttattttacggccctggataacAGTTCTTTAAGGCCTGGTTATACATCGATGGGTCATTCTACCGAAACGCTATATTTGTGTTCGCTTAAAATATATCGTAGCTCCGTAAATTTGAactaattttaaaacctaattatTAAATTTCATGACCTTCTTCAAcatattaaataactatttttataattaaatattaaattttactttatttcagtGGTACAGTACGTGATTACTCACGTCCTGTAGAATGTTCGCGACATAGGATATAATATTGACGTGtctctaaaaattatttagaaagacTCTACATGTAtggcaaattaattattgtgtaaAGTATATGACAAAGAAAgcaccaataaaaataataaaaaatctcacttattattttaaaagttatttatcatTCTACAATGTTCGTGAAAAATAATCACACCTATAGAAAAAAATTGCCGAAAtgctaaaatttttatttttcaagttgGAACATTAGTTTATAGCTCTAGCAACTCTATGATTTGCCTTGTTATGACTAGTGTAGGCCATATTTCTGCAAGTGATAGCAGTTCAGAGAATCATTAAGTTGTATAGGCGTTCTACACCAGTGTCAAAGTTGAAGTCTCATTTCTgtactcaataaaaaaaagtaagtaaacaatttaaaaatatgatttgctTAGGGCCTTATTAATAagttgattaattaatataatcgaGTGAATCTTGTtttcataacttaaaattttgcaccgaaaacatatttttaagttaaaacgcCACTTCTGTAGAATTCACTTCTGTTGATATAGCTTTCTCCAGAAGTGAGATATTTCTACAGAAATgataatttacttattattctaatatattttatcttctgtgtacaaatacaaatttataattattataatttaactaatgCAGAATGCTGTTTTTTATTATGAACTGGTTTTAGATATTGTACTGctagctttatttttattattttcgacAGAAGTGACTTGTTTTCTACAGGAATAATAAGCATGGCTCTTTTTGGTAGTTTTTTCAGGCATATCAGGCAAAACGCGATTggagaaagaaaaaaagtaaCGTTTAGGAAGAATAAAATAAGGCTTGGATACCGAAGAAGAGACAAAAAATGACCAAAGCTGGACCGGAAGGAGCACATCGAAAATATAGAGAAAGatactaaaaaaaactattaagaagctgggaaaataaaatcaatcaaaGACTACACACCAAAGCACAAAAAACAATAAGAAAGAGTTGGCCAGAGCGTGTATAAGGATTGAAAAGAAGATAATTCTCCTTCAAGTCCAGTTTCACAAAGATCTACAGTATTTTCTAGATTTTCCTTGGATCAAAATCTTGCAGACAAAAATAGATGAACACTGAAATTAGAAAATTTGCTTCTTAAGTGAAGAAAATTAAGCTAGCAGAGTTTGAAAAACAGCTCGGATTTGCTCCCATTACAAAATTAGGCTTATTTACTTTACtcccaaaaaaaaactgaagacTGACCTGATTTAACGAAACCAACCCATTCACAGTTGGTATCTGCAGAACCAATCATAATATAGGAATATACAGGAACCCAATAGCTGTCGCTATGGGACGTGACGCGGACGTCACGTCcagggttgaaattttttacagaTCAACCTTTGAATGTGAGGGTACTTCTGATATTTTTCAAACTGGAAAATgcaaaccaaaaaataaaatataattagtatgatACGTTCGATAATGTcataaaacatgttttaaaaactttttttgcttCGCCAGAcgaaaaaatgatattttgtaaTGATTCTAATTTCAGGATCTTATTCCACAGGAATCTTATGTTTAAGTACGTCATTTCCGTAGAACatgtttgttgatttttttaaatagtttttaactAAATTTCACTTCCTGAAATTGACATATTAAGACTGTTGACACCAAAAACAATTAAGCCTGgttattttttttgcattcttacataaatttgtaattttaagaaaattccTGTCACTCATGGCGAAATTTATGTCACTCCTGTCGATATGAAAAAACCAAAATATGcgattatttcaaaatattattgttattgatctctgtttcaattttttagatgattattacattaaaacttataataataacccAACAAAAAGTTgatattgttaaataaaattttatttttttattttcatcactCGGTAGAATTACCCCGATAGGTTACAACCAAGGAACATTTATACTCTAGTTacaaccaataataattaataattattcgAGGCAGGTTGGTATTTGTTCTGAGAACACACAGTGGTCAGTGATAAATTGATTACATACTCTCTAATCACAGCAAAGAGcaaagagtaggtatgtaatgaCTACTtcacagataactattatactcCATGGGGGAGATGCTCCCGCCCTTTACCTCAGGCCCCCACTGCATTCAACTCGTACGCTATCTGTAGGTAGTAACTAGGTACAATATTTTGATAGCTTTATTGGCACAAACTAGTAAACTTTTAACATTGTTTGtgctcattaaaaaaaaaagagtgtgAATGTGATAATCGGTACTTGTGAAGTTATAGTTGTATCGAAAAATGCTGCAGTGGTATGCTCTTTGGATTTTGAACTGCAGCATTAAATTCATgacactgtaattttaaaataccagGTTTAAAAaggctagaatccagagctgtaaaaccagttaattaaaaaaacaaatttaaaatttctccTATAGTGCGTTTcctcgaatagtacctatggcttTATGTTGGcacccctgtctgttgggtggtcattggcaccatatttgcataagatgcagattttgtttattttcattttcattttcctgaatgaatgaaatgaaaatcaagtGAAAATggtgaaaataaacaaaatctgcgtcttctcatgccaatatggtgccaatgaccacccaacataTAGGGGTGCCAACATAACaccataggtactattcaatgaaacgcactatacagTTTACACAACtcacatttattttcaaaatattattgatat belongs to Maniola jurtina chromosome 6, ilManJurt1.1, whole genome shotgun sequence and includes:
- the LOC123866303 gene encoding coiled-coil domain-containing protein 22 homolog isoform X1 codes for the protein MEEVDSIILHFLRQLNINIDDEIKNICDLPVERIIESAAKCITAINQNIKVPSKLPSGVSQKIEVAAHVASICKDLGYQNDVGYQTFLYHNETELRQVFMFLIEKLPSEDKKPTTKVHPTNKKHQLFQDISNKITEDLNTIWIPPCCKSGVNSSLEDFLCRQQDKSTDPHIDLEAVARKLSKIKGIRQNVNLISNPSTDNIMQQTMDTKQSMDDVKTYETDKTLKELKETAIILRQKLDTLESERNVMDVEYSQAQKNCDRVEADLQNIQNILRSVGISEIESDCMDNILEKVYENISMLHRKSEDLTSKNLSLKMEVAKLKANNTLNEPERSKCRKILTNLKETAKGMKEECEKKEEFRNQLKNKYEKLRGGNKRHIYTKRILEIIGNVVKQNAEIKKILEDTRQLQKEINTLEGQLDRCFSIADETLFKDAKRDDQAKKAYKLLALLHSECNTIVTLVNDTGILSRDIIDLEDNIKAEKSKRTEDILQKIQLDLSKLQNESY
- the LOC123866303 gene encoding coiled-coil domain-containing protein 22 isoform X2, which translates into the protein MFLIEKLPSEDKKPTTKVHPTNKKHQLFQDISNKITEDLNTIWIPPCCKSGVNSSLEDFLCRQQDKSTDPHIDLEAVARKLSKIKGIRQNVNLISNPSTDNIMQQTMDTKQSMDDVKTYETDKTLKELKETAIILRQKLDTLESERNVMDVEYSQAQKNCDRVEADLQNIQNILRSVGISEIESDCMDNILEKVYENISMLHRKSEDLTSKNLSLKMEVAKLKANNTLNEPERSKCRKILTNLKETAKGMKEECEKKEEFRNQLKNKYEKLRGGNKRHIYTKRILEIIGNVVKQNAEIKKILEDTRQLQKEINTLEGQLDRCFSIADETLFKDAKRDDQAKKAYKLLALLHSECNTIVTLVNDTGILSRDIIDLEDNIKAEKSKRTEDILQKIQLDLSKLQNESY